The Verrucomicrobium spinosum DSM 4136 = JCM 18804 genome includes a region encoding these proteins:
- a CDS encoding PSD1 and planctomycete cytochrome C domain-containing protein, with product MAASLLGLVSTWADDTSIEGQVRFFEARIRPVLVEHCYECHSAEAGKAKGGLVVDTREGLLKGGEGGAAVVPGDLTRSRLLIAVKHLETDLEMPPKNPKLPAGVIADFENWIKHGAPDPRVGQVVGHHPSSIDLEQGRQFWSCQPPVIVPPPPVHDAAWARRPLDLYVRGKLEEAGMVPSADASPAIWLRRLHFDLVGLPPSPEGTAAFVAGWERSAVISAAALEAHLAATVDRLLASPQFGERWGRHWLDVARFAESNGRESNLTFPHAWRYRDYVIDAFNADLPYDRFLQEQIAGDLLPAADDAERARQLIATGFLAMGAKGLNEMSKAQFTADLVDEQVDTVTRAVLASSVACARCHDHKSDPYRMEDYYALVGIFRSTRTYYGTWIDSESNHGGELLRLPNLPGEVIPNKSLRSQEVANLKADLATLNREEEEQNAMVKRAMEEGRDISEDSFKLMQNAIRIYWSRGGIEGRLQTVDEEGRALPLCMGVTDVEPDKVQDAVLMERGDIGHPGQKVPRGVPAVFTGQGKVAPTMPARQSGRLELACWLGSRENPLTARVMVNRIWRQLFGIGLVRTVDNFGTTGELPSHPGLLDALAVQFMENGWSVKAVVREIVLSRTYRQSAGYRAQAYEQDPDNRLLWRMRSRRLDAEAIRDAMLAVSGNLDVSRRRGSLVAELDGQSVSLIGFNEKIPADLDGSRHRSVYLPVLRDQLPDALQTFDFAEPSLVTGDRDVTNNSLQALYLLNGRFVRGQAEGFASRLSRGVSSTEDRIRLAFRLCFTREPDAAEMRLARQYLETGMQTEVWTAFCQALLATAEFRIVE from the coding sequence GTGGCAGCCAGCCTTCTTGGCCTGGTTTCCACCTGGGCAGATGACACCTCCATCGAGGGTCAAGTGCGCTTCTTTGAAGCGCGCATCCGCCCTGTCCTGGTTGAGCACTGTTACGAGTGCCACTCGGCCGAGGCAGGCAAGGCCAAGGGCGGACTCGTGGTGGACACGCGGGAGGGACTGTTGAAGGGCGGAGAAGGGGGCGCGGCCGTGGTACCGGGAGATCTGACGAGAAGCCGTCTGCTCATCGCAGTGAAGCATTTGGAGACAGATCTGGAAATGCCACCGAAGAATCCCAAACTTCCCGCTGGTGTCATTGCCGACTTTGAAAACTGGATCAAACACGGCGCACCCGATCCGCGCGTCGGGCAGGTCGTCGGGCATCATCCATCCAGCATCGATCTTGAGCAAGGACGTCAGTTCTGGAGCTGCCAGCCCCCGGTGATCGTGCCCCCTCCACCGGTGCATGACGCGGCTTGGGCCCGTCGTCCGCTGGATCTCTATGTCCGGGGCAAACTCGAGGAGGCAGGGATGGTGCCCTCCGCCGACGCCAGTCCAGCCATCTGGCTTCGGCGTCTGCACTTCGATCTTGTTGGTTTGCCACCCTCGCCTGAAGGCACCGCCGCCTTCGTGGCGGGATGGGAAAGGTCCGCAGTCATCTCCGCAGCCGCGCTGGAGGCGCATCTGGCCGCTACAGTGGATCGTTTGTTGGCCAGTCCCCAGTTTGGCGAGCGCTGGGGGCGGCACTGGTTGGATGTGGCGCGGTTTGCGGAATCCAATGGACGGGAGTCCAATCTCACCTTTCCCCATGCGTGGCGGTATCGGGACTATGTCATCGACGCATTCAATGCCGACTTGCCCTATGACCGTTTTCTACAGGAGCAGATTGCGGGTGATCTTCTGCCTGCTGCCGACGATGCTGAACGCGCCCGGCAGCTCATCGCGACCGGATTTCTGGCCATGGGGGCGAAGGGGTTAAATGAGATGAGCAAGGCGCAGTTCACCGCTGATCTGGTGGATGAGCAGGTGGATACAGTGACCCGGGCGGTGCTGGCCAGCTCAGTGGCCTGCGCGCGTTGTCATGATCACAAGTCCGACCCCTACCGGATGGAGGACTACTATGCGCTGGTCGGCATTTTCCGCAGCACGCGCACTTACTATGGGACCTGGATCGATTCCGAAAGCAACCATGGCGGGGAGCTGCTGCGACTTCCCAATTTGCCGGGAGAGGTGATTCCCAACAAATCTCTGCGCTCTCAGGAGGTGGCAAACCTGAAGGCTGATCTGGCCACGCTCAATCGCGAGGAAGAGGAGCAGAATGCCATGGTGAAGAGAGCAATGGAGGAGGGTCGGGACATCAGCGAGGACTCCTTCAAGCTGATGCAAAATGCCATCCGGATTTACTGGAGCCGGGGAGGGATCGAGGGACGACTCCAGACGGTGGATGAGGAGGGGCGGGCCCTGCCGCTGTGCATGGGCGTCACTGATGTGGAGCCTGACAAGGTGCAGGATGCCGTCCTCATGGAGCGTGGTGACATTGGCCATCCTGGGCAGAAGGTGCCCCGGGGTGTGCCGGCAGTCTTCACGGGACAGGGCAAGGTGGCCCCGACCATGCCAGCCCGCCAAAGTGGACGCTTGGAGCTGGCCTGCTGGCTCGGGAGCCGGGAGAACCCGCTCACTGCGCGTGTGATGGTGAACCGTATCTGGCGTCAACTGTTTGGAATCGGACTCGTGCGCACAGTGGACAATTTTGGCACTACTGGGGAGCTGCCCAGTCATCCGGGGCTGCTGGACGCCCTCGCGGTGCAGTTCATGGAGAATGGCTGGTCGGTAAAGGCCGTGGTGCGGGAGATCGTGCTGTCACGCACGTACCGGCAGTCCGCCGGGTACCGCGCTCAGGCCTACGAGCAGGATCCTGACAACCGGTTGCTCTGGCGCATGCGATCCCGGCGCCTGGATGCGGAGGCTATCCGCGATGCCATGCTTGCGGTTTCAGGGAATCTGGATGTGTCGCGTCGTCGGGGATCTTTGGTTGCCGAGCTGGATGGCCAGTCAGTATCGCTCATTGGGTTCAATGAAAAGATTCCTGCTGACCTGGACGGTTCGCGACACCGTTCCGTGTACTTGCCCGTGCTGCGCGACCAGTTGCCAGATGCATTGCAGACCTTTGACTTTGCCGAACCAAGCCTGGTGACGGGGGATCGGGACGTGACCAACAACTCGCTCCAGGCTCTCTACCTGCTGAACGGCCGGTTCGTACGGGGGCAGGCGGAGGGGTTCGCCAGCCGGCTCTCCCGGGGAGTCTCTTCCACTGAAGACCGCATTCGACTGGCATTCCGTCTTTGTTTTACCCGCGAACCTGATGCCGCTGAGATGCGTCTGGCCCGGCAGTATCTTGAGACCGGGATGCAAACAGAAGTCTGGACGGCCTTCTGCCAGGCCCTGCTGGCCACCGCAGAGTTCAGGATTGTGGAGTGA
- a CDS encoding FkbM family methyltransferase translates to MNLNIKKAIKSRPALLALARWFNARIKGTWKLDPSIWIGKIVGPASAQIVQVGSNDGKTGDPLHRLLRRRHRWKALFVEPVPYLFERLKGNYKDPERFAFENALINDGSACQFYWVDPAAREFLKDLPPWFDQLGSFKRHHITYCLPVVEPYIKESLLNGMTLETLFAKHSIRDVDILHIDTEGADYSILRQLNLNTLKPRVILFEHKHLTHEEAEASVRFLSAHYSLYRLQGDTLAVPPSADVLLQAAGLQPLPKPPAP, encoded by the coding sequence TTGAACTTAAATATTAAGAAAGCGATCAAATCCCGCCCGGCCCTGCTCGCTCTGGCGCGCTGGTTCAACGCGAGGATCAAAGGGACTTGGAAACTAGATCCTTCCATCTGGATCGGTAAGATCGTTGGCCCCGCCAGTGCCCAGATTGTGCAGGTCGGCTCCAACGACGGCAAAACCGGGGACCCCCTTCATCGTCTGCTGCGCCGTCGGCACCGCTGGAAAGCGCTCTTCGTCGAGCCAGTTCCCTATCTCTTTGAAAGGTTGAAAGGAAACTACAAGGACCCCGAACGCTTCGCCTTTGAGAACGCGTTGATCAATGATGGCAGCGCCTGCCAGTTTTACTGGGTGGACCCCGCAGCCCGTGAGTTCTTAAAAGACCTGCCCCCTTGGTTCGACCAACTGGGATCTTTCAAGCGTCATCATATCACCTACTGCCTGCCCGTCGTGGAGCCCTATATCAAGGAGTCTCTTCTGAACGGCATGACCTTGGAAACGTTGTTCGCCAAGCACAGCATACGGGATGTGGACATCCTGCACATCGATACAGAAGGTGCCGACTACTCCATTCTCCGCCAGTTGAATCTGAACACGCTGAAACCCAGGGTGATCCTGTTCGAGCACAAGCATTTGACCCATGAGGAGGCTGAAGCGTCTGTGCGTTTTCTCAGCGCCCACTACTCGTTGTACCGGCTGCAGGGTGACACTCTGGCCGTGCCCCCTTCCGCCGATGTGCTCCTGCAAGCAGCCGGGCTTCAGCCCCTGCCCAAGCCGCCAGCGCCCTGA